In one window of Dyella thiooxydans DNA:
- a CDS encoding phosphoketolase family protein — protein sequence MSTPSPNILSDDELVLLDRYWRASLYLCAGMLYLRENPLLHEPLRLEHIKHRLLGHWGSDPGQTLVWTHMNRLIRARDLDAIFVSGPGHGAPSVLAHAWLEGRYGELYADKGPGLDGLRRFFKEFSFPGGVGSHCTPETPGSLHEGGELGYSLSHAYGAAFDHPDLLVVCMVGDGEAETGPLATAWHSNKFLDPARDGAVLPVLHLNGYKIANPTVLARIPHDQLADLMRGYGYEPFFVEGDEPQRVHRLLATTLETALDRIADIQRRARTGSFEGLPTWPMIVLRTPKGWTGPKEVDGHRVEGTWRAHQIPLDPHKDTAHLRQLEQWLRSYRPETLFTADGQLVPELAALAPSGHRRMSANPVANGGLLRRALLRPDIREYAVAVTEPGTATEENTRPTGRLLRDVMRANPDRFRFFCPDETASNRLDDIYQASGKAWMAETLPEDADGTHLERGGRVMEILSEHTLEGWLEGYLLSGRHGLLASYEAFIHVIDSMFNQHAKWLEKALDVPWRASVSSLNILVTSTVWRQDHNGFSHQDPGFLDVVTNKSPRVTRIYLPPDANCLLSVVDHCLDSTDKINVIVADKQRHLQYLTIEEAADHCTKGIGIWDWASSDDGAEPDLVMACAGDVPTMEALAATALLREHFPALKVRFVNVVDLFRLQPESEHVHGLSDAEFDSLFTRDKPVIFNFHGYPWLIHKLLYRRHNSRNVHVRGYKEQGNINTPMDLAIRNQIDRFDLVIDAIDRVPGLLVAGAHVRDRMKDAILACQRFACSEGYDQPEYADWRWPGRTGAA from the coding sequence GTGTCCACCCCATCCCCCAACATCCTCTCCGACGACGAACTGGTCCTGCTCGACCGCTACTGGCGAGCCTCGCTCTATCTCTGCGCCGGCATGCTCTACCTGCGCGAGAACCCGCTGCTGCACGAGCCGCTGCGGCTGGAGCACATCAAGCACCGGCTGCTCGGCCACTGGGGTTCGGACCCGGGCCAGACCCTGGTGTGGACGCACATGAACCGGCTGATCCGCGCGCGCGACCTCGACGCGATCTTCGTCTCCGGCCCCGGCCATGGCGCGCCCTCGGTGCTGGCCCACGCATGGCTGGAAGGACGCTACGGCGAGCTGTATGCGGACAAGGGGCCAGGCCTGGACGGGCTGCGCCGGTTCTTCAAGGAGTTCTCCTTCCCCGGTGGCGTGGGCAGTCACTGCACGCCTGAGACGCCGGGATCGCTGCACGAGGGCGGCGAACTCGGCTACAGCCTGTCGCACGCCTACGGCGCGGCGTTCGATCATCCCGACCTGCTGGTGGTGTGCATGGTCGGCGACGGCGAGGCGGAAACCGGCCCGCTGGCCACCGCTTGGCATTCGAACAAGTTCCTCGATCCGGCGCGCGACGGCGCGGTGCTGCCGGTGCTGCACCTCAACGGCTACAAGATCGCCAACCCCACGGTGCTGGCGCGCATTCCCCACGACCAGCTCGCCGACCTGATGCGCGGTTACGGCTATGAGCCGTTCTTCGTCGAAGGTGACGAGCCGCAGCGCGTGCACCGCCTGCTCGCTACCACGCTGGAAACCGCACTGGACCGGATTGCCGACATCCAGCGCCGTGCGCGCACCGGCAGCTTCGAGGGCCTGCCGACGTGGCCGATGATCGTGCTGCGCACGCCCAAGGGCTGGACCGGCCCGAAGGAGGTGGACGGCCATCGCGTGGAGGGCACCTGGCGCGCCCACCAGATCCCGCTGGATCCGCACAAGGACACCGCCCACCTGCGCCAGCTCGAACAGTGGCTGCGCAGCTACCGCCCCGAGACGCTGTTCACCGCGGACGGCCAGCTGGTGCCCGAACTGGCGGCACTGGCCCCGTCCGGACATCGCCGCATGAGCGCCAACCCGGTGGCCAACGGCGGCCTGCTGCGGCGGGCGCTGCTGCGACCGGACATCCGCGAATACGCGGTGGCGGTCACCGAACCGGGCACCGCCACCGAGGAAAACACCCGACCGACCGGCCGCCTGCTGCGCGACGTGATGCGCGCCAACCCCGACCGCTTCCGCTTCTTCTGCCCCGACGAGACCGCCTCGAACCGGCTCGACGACATCTACCAGGCCAGCGGCAAGGCGTGGATGGCCGAGACGCTGCCGGAGGATGCCGACGGCACCCACCTGGAACGCGGCGGCCGGGTGATGGAGATCCTCTCCGAACACACGCTGGAAGGCTGGCTGGAGGGCTACCTGCTGTCCGGCCGGCACGGCCTGCTCGCTTCGTACGAGGCCTTCATCCACGTCATCGACTCGATGTTCAACCAGCACGCGAAGTGGCTGGAGAAGGCGCTGGACGTGCCGTGGCGGGCGAGCGTGTCCTCGCTCAACATCCTGGTCACCTCCACCGTGTGGCGGCAGGACCACAACGGCTTCTCGCACCAGGACCCCGGTTTTCTCGACGTGGTCACCAACAAGAGCCCGCGGGTCACCCGCATCTACCTGCCGCCGGACGCGAACTGCCTGCTCTCGGTCGTCGACCACTGCCTGGACAGCACCGACAAGATCAACGTGATCGTGGCCGACAAGCAGCGCCACCTGCAGTACCTGACCATCGAGGAGGCCGCCGACCACTGCACCAAGGGCATCGGCATCTGGGACTGGGCAAGCAGCGACGACGGCGCCGAGCCGGACCTGGTGATGGCCTGCGCCGGCGACGTGCCGACGATGGAGGCACTGGCCGCCACCGCCCTGCTGCGCGAGCACTTCCCGGCGTTGAAGGTGCGCTTCGTCAACGTGGTGGACCTGTTCCGGCTGCAGCCGGAGAGCGAGCACGTGCACGGGCTCTCCGATGCCGAGTTCGACAGCCTGTTCACCCGCGACAAGCCGGTGATCTTCAACTTCCACGGCTATCCGTGGCTGATCCACAAGTTGCTCTACCGCCGCCACAACAGCCGCAACGTGCACGTCCGCGGCTACAAGGAACAGGGCAACATCAACACCCCGATGGATCTGGCCATCCGCAACCAGATCGACCGCTTCGACCTGGTGATCGACGCCATCGACCGCGTGCCCGGGTTGCTGGTCGCCGGTGCGCACGTGCGCGACCGGATGAAGGACGCCATCCTCGCCTGCCAGCGCTTCGCCTGCAGCGAGGGCTACGACCAGCCCGAATATGCGGACTGGCGCTGGCCAGGGCGCACCGGCGCGGCGTGA
- a CDS encoding MBL fold metallo-hydrolase RNA specificity domain-containing protein: MKISFHGADREVTGSCHLLEAAGKRILVDCGMYQGSRELDEQNGDDFGFDPASIDILLLTHAHLDHCGRIPLLVDRGFSGEIITTAASRELARLVMLDAAGLQEADAERRQRHAWRRGDKDGQPLYTTLDALNAMDRFGRVARYGQPIELAPGLTATFHDAGHILGSASIRIVQEGDGGRSVIFSGDLGNSGRPILRDPQPPPHADAVVMETTYGDRLHKPLGPSVEELYAAITDTFARGGNVVIPTFALERAQEILYYLRAGVESGRLPRTLPVFLDSPMAISATEIFRRHTECYDPKERALFAQGGDPFALPGLRFTRETADSMALNRIRGGAILMAGSGMCTGGRVRHHLRHNLWREDSSVVFVGYAASGTLARILIDGAKSVRLFGDDIPVRAHLHTINGFSAHADRDELLAWHTAIKPDKTILVHGDERVMQAFATRLSATEVHMPGNGDAITL; encoded by the coding sequence ATGAAAATCTCCTTCCACGGCGCCGACCGCGAGGTCACCGGCTCGTGCCACCTGCTCGAGGCCGCCGGCAAGCGGATCCTGGTCGACTGCGGCATGTACCAGGGCAGCCGCGAACTGGACGAGCAGAACGGCGACGATTTCGGCTTCGATCCGGCCTCGATCGACATACTGCTGCTGACCCACGCCCACCTGGACCACTGCGGTCGCATCCCGCTGCTGGTCGATCGGGGGTTCTCCGGCGAGATCATCACCACCGCAGCCTCGCGCGAGCTGGCGCGGCTGGTGATGCTGGACGCCGCCGGTCTGCAGGAAGCCGATGCCGAGCGCCGCCAGCGACACGCATGGCGTCGCGGCGACAAGGACGGGCAGCCGCTGTACACCACCCTCGACGCGCTCAACGCGATGGACCGCTTCGGCCGCGTCGCGCGCTATGGCCAGCCGATCGAGCTCGCGCCGGGCCTGACCGCCACCTTCCATGACGCCGGGCACATCCTCGGCTCGGCCAGCATCCGCATCGTGCAGGAGGGCGACGGCGGCCGCTCGGTGATCTTCTCCGGCGACCTCGGCAACAGCGGCCGGCCGATCCTGCGCGATCCGCAGCCGCCGCCGCATGCCGACGCGGTGGTGATGGAAACCACCTACGGCGACCGCCTGCACAAGCCGCTGGGGCCCTCGGTGGAGGAGCTGTATGCCGCGATCACCGACACCTTCGCCCGCGGCGGCAACGTGGTGATCCCCACCTTCGCGCTGGAGCGTGCGCAGGAGATCCTCTACTACCTGCGCGCCGGCGTGGAGAGCGGCCGGCTGCCGCGCACGCTGCCGGTGTTCCTCGATTCGCCGATGGCGATCTCCGCCACCGAGATCTTCCGTCGCCACACCGAATGCTACGACCCGAAGGAACGTGCCCTGTTCGCCCAGGGCGGCGATCCGTTCGCCCTGCCCGGCCTGCGCTTCACCCGCGAGACCGCCGACTCGATGGCGCTGAACCGGATCCGCGGCGGCGCGATCCTGATGGCCGGCTCGGGCATGTGCACCGGCGGGCGCGTGCGCCATCACCTGCGGCACAACCTGTGGCGCGAGGATTCCAGCGTGGTGTTCGTCGGCTACGCCGCCTCCGGCACGCTGGCGCGCATCCTCATCGATGGCGCGAAGTCGGTGCGCCTGTTCGGCGACGACATCCCGGTACGCGCCCATCTGCACACCATCAACGGCTTTTCCGCACACGCCGATCGCGACGAGCTGCTGGCCTGGCACACGGCGATCAAACCGGACAAGACCATCCTGGTGCACGGCGACGAGCGGGTGATGCAGGCGTTCGCCACCCGGCTGTCCGCCACCGAGGTGCACATGCCCGGCAACGGCGACGCCATCACCCTCTGA
- a CDS encoding LOG family protein — MNHRRHCPPPPPHKRRTPLPWEHPKAHAEEPQVDERLRAIMQHPSYREADSDTAFLHEDAARGVRLQVDYLKAELVLAAHGIERTVLVYGSTRLREPETAKRELASAREAAGSRPDDPATVRALQLAERREALSRYYEVGREVGQRVGLAGIPGLAILTGGGPGAMESANRGACEAGAQTVGLNIALPREQYPNPYVTPGLCMQFHYFAMRKLHFMKRAVAIVALPGGYGTLDEVFGALTLIQTRKSAPIPIVLVGEDYWRRVFDVDFLLESGSIDEEDRDLFWYAETAEEAWQGILDWHERNGSPLLPSTATDARP; from the coding sequence TTGAACCACCGCCGCCACTGCCCGCCGCCTCCGCCCCACAAGCGCCGCACGCCGCTGCCTTGGGAGCATCCCAAGGCACACGCCGAAGAACCGCAGGTCGACGAGCGGCTGCGCGCGATCATGCAGCACCCGTCGTACCGGGAAGCGGACAGCGATACGGCTTTCCTCCACGAGGACGCCGCGCGCGGCGTTCGCCTGCAGGTGGACTACCTCAAGGCCGAGCTGGTGCTCGCCGCACACGGCATCGAGCGCACGGTGCTGGTCTACGGCAGCACGCGCCTGCGCGAGCCGGAGACGGCAAAGCGCGAGCTCGCCTCGGCGCGGGAAGCGGCCGGCTCGCGGCCCGACGACCCGGCCACCGTGCGCGCACTGCAACTGGCCGAGCGGCGGGAAGCCCTGTCGCGCTACTACGAAGTGGGGCGCGAGGTCGGCCAGCGGGTCGGCCTGGCCGGCATTCCCGGCCTGGCCATCCTCACCGGTGGCGGTCCCGGTGCGATGGAGTCGGCCAATCGCGGCGCGTGCGAGGCCGGCGCGCAGACGGTGGGCCTGAACATCGCGCTGCCGCGCGAGCAGTATCCGAACCCCTACGTCACGCCGGGGCTGTGCATGCAGTTCCACTACTTCGCCATGCGCAAGCTGCACTTCATGAAGCGGGCAGTCGCCATCGTCGCCCTGCCCGGCGGCTACGGCACGCTGGATGAGGTGTTCGGCGCGCTGACCCTGATCCAGACCCGCAAGAGCGCGCCCATTCCCATCGTGCTGGTCGGCGAGGACTACTGGCGCCGCGTGTTCGACGTTGATTTCCTGCTCGAGTCCGGCAGCATCGACGAGGAAGACCGCGACCTGTTCTGGTACGCCGAGACCGCCGAGGAAGCCTGGCAGGGGATCCTCGACTGGCATGAACGCAACGGCAGCCCCCTGCTCCCCTCCACTGCCACGGATGCACGCCCATGA
- a CDS encoding F0F1 ATP synthase subunit gamma: protein MSGQLAEVAARLDSTRQLGSVISAMRAIAASRSQQARRELEAIRLYAATIGQAIDQVLGSLPSGRSVAAPAAPGDGVLVVALCAEQGFAGSFNERVLDVALPLADKANSRLFIVGDRGLMVAGNRGRTPAWSVPMAAHTDEVSALADRISDAIYAALAARGPGRVLLVHGSPGEGEEQSIEQRRLLPFDFGRFPARLADGQAPLMNLPPTILLEQLAVEYVHADLCAALMLSYAAENQARMQAMIAAHGNLERTEASLTLEFQRVRQEDITDEILELSAART from the coding sequence ATGAGCGGACAGCTGGCCGAAGTCGCGGCGCGACTGGACTCCACGCGCCAGCTGGGCAGCGTGATCTCCGCGATGCGGGCGATCGCGGCGAGCCGTTCGCAGCAGGCGCGACGCGAGCTGGAAGCGATCCGCCTGTATGCCGCCACCATCGGCCAGGCCATCGACCAGGTACTCGGCAGCTTGCCGTCCGGCCGGTCCGTCGCTGCGCCAGCCGCACCCGGCGACGGCGTCCTGGTGGTCGCGCTGTGCGCCGAACAGGGTTTCGCCGGCAGCTTCAACGAGCGCGTACTCGATGTCGCCCTGCCGCTGGCCGACAAAGCCAACAGCCGCCTGTTCATCGTCGGCGACCGCGGCCTGATGGTGGCCGGCAACCGCGGGCGCACACCGGCCTGGAGCGTGCCGATGGCCGCCCATACCGACGAGGTCTCCGCACTGGCCGACCGGATTTCCGATGCGATCTATGCGGCGCTCGCCGCGCGTGGACCAGGCCGGGTGCTGCTGGTGCACGGCAGCCCGGGCGAAGGCGAGGAGCAGAGCATCGAGCAGCGCCGGCTGCTGCCGTTCGACTTCGGCCGCTTTCCCGCCCGTCTCGCCGATGGCCAGGCGCCGCTGATGAACCTGCCGCCGACGATCCTGCTCGAACAGCTCGCGGTCGAATACGTGCATGCCGACCTGTGCGCGGCGCTGATGCTGTCCTACGCGGCGGAAAACCAGGCGCGCATGCAGGCGATGATCGCCGCCCACGGCAATCTGGAGCGCACCGAAGCCTCGCTCACGCTCGAGTTTCAGCGCGTGCGCCAGGAAGACATCACCGACGAGATCCTTGAGCTTTCCGCCGCCCGGACCTGA